From a single Paramisgurnus dabryanus chromosome 17, PD_genome_1.1, whole genome shotgun sequence genomic region:
- the entpd5a gene encoding ectonucleoside triphosphate diphosphohydrolase 5 has translation MSQQMLLLTAVSMWLFAGFFLAEATYNSHMYNRYRAFNHQANMDNQLPPEVPVMAEAVAPRPVNFSRTFYGIMFDAGSSGTRIHIYKFIQKDPVELPVLDNEMYHAVKPGLSHYADKPDVGGETIRQLLKVAKKTIPKQLWIQTPVVLKATAGLRLLPQEKAKALLNEVKEVFDDSPFFVPNNSVSIMNGANEGVLAWVTVNFLTGHLYAKTRRTVGILDLGGGSTQITFLPKLKRTVLNAPLDYIARFNMFNSTYELYTHSYLGNGIFAARLATLGALGSDDIDWKVFRSSCLPKKFSEEWSFGGLTYKVSGNPDGYAGYKLCYHEVQRVVKGIVHQPLEVKGSSVFYAFSYYYDRAVDSGLIDGSRGGTVEVRDFKKRAKEVCNKMTKYRAVSPYLCMDMTYITCLLKEGFGFKDTTVLQLTKKVNNVETSWALGAVFDHLHNLNIH, from the exons ATGTCTCAGCAGATGTTGCTCTTGACGGCGGTGTCCATGTGGCTTTTCGCCGGGTTCTTCCTGGCAGAGGCGACATATAACAGCCACATGTACAACCGCTACCGTGCGTTCAATCACCAAGCCAACATGGACAATCAGCTTCCACCAGAAGTACCTGTGATGGCAGAGGCAGTTGCACCCCGACCGGTCAACTTCAGTCGCACCTTTTATGGAATCATGTTCGATGCTGGCAGCAGTGGCACTCGTATCCACATTTACAAGTTCATTCAAAAAGACCCAG TTGAGCTCCCAGTGCTGGACAATGAGATGTATCATGCCGTCAAGCCTGGACTGTCACATTATGCGGATAAGCCTGATGTG GGTGGAGAGACTATTAGGCAGCTGCTGAAAGTGGCAAAAAAGACAATTCCCAAGCAGTTATGGATACAGACACCTGTGGTTCTAAAAGCCACTGCAGGCTTGCGCTTGTTGCCTCAAGAAAAAGCCAAAGCCCTGTTGAATGAG GTGAAAGAAGTCTTTGATGACTCTCCTTTCTTTGTGCCAAACAACAGCGTGTCCATCATGAATGGTGCCAATGAGG GGGTCTTGGCATGGGTTACAGTAAACTTCCTGACAG GTCATTTGTATGCTAAAACAAGAAGAACTGTTGGGATTTTAGATTTGGGTGGAGGCTCAACACAGATCACTTTCCTACCAAAATTAAAG AGAACTGTACTGAATGCTCCACTAGACTATATTGCCAGATTCAACATGTTTAACAGCACTTATGAGCTTTATACACACAG TTATCTCGGAAATGGAATTTTTGCAGCTCGACTAGCAACTCTTGGTGCCCTCGGTTCTGatg ATATTGACTGGAAAGTTTTTAGAAGTTCTTGCTTGCCCAAAAAATTCAGTGAAGAGTGGTCCTTTGGTGGACTTACATACAAAGTCAGTGGAAACCCAGACG GTTATGCAGGGTATAAGCTGTGCTACCATGAAGTCCAGCGTGTAGTGAAAGGGATTGTGCATCAGCCTTTGGAAGTGAAGGGAAGCAGTGTCTTCTATGCCTTTTCCTATTACTATGACAGAGCTGTGGATTCTGGTCTCATTG ACGGATCTCGTGGTGGTACTGTGGAAGTCAGGGATTTCAAAAAGAGAGCCAAAGAAG tGTGCAATAAGATGACCAAATATCGTGCAGTCAGCCCTTACTTGTGCATGGACATGACTTACATCACCTGCTTACTAAAAGAGGGATTCGGCTTCAAGGACACCACTGTTCTGCAG CTTACTAAAAAGGTGAATAATGTGGAAACAAGCTGGGCGCTCGGTGCTGTCTTTGATCACTTGCACAATCTTAACATTCATTAA